In Methanomassiliicoccus sp., one DNA window encodes the following:
- a CDS encoding ABC transporter permease subunit gives MAEVSVNSTPREARALPSDLKQVGVVAKYDVMKYLRSRRLLGMLIIEAIVLIAITVLLATSSNPKTADGVVGQYAGFATILIVIGATLFGGDAIVSEYQGRTGYLLFPNPIKKVSIIIGKFISAVAAMVLILVIYYAIALVAGLVMGNGFSTLGLASLGLAILYGISALAVAFLISSFMKGTAGSLILTFALFFFVLDIISSIMGQLGGIKPWFLLNFAGSSLSYVTTDPFPVDSVETLDIGGGQSFTFYSFYPDIGLSIAVMVAYAVVALVLAYLIFRRREMSA, from the coding sequence ATGGCCGAAGTGAGTGTGAATTCGACACCCCGAGAGGCGAGGGCGCTGCCGTCCGACCTGAAGCAGGTCGGGGTGGTGGCGAAGTACGATGTGATGAAATATCTTCGCAGCCGCAGGCTCCTGGGCATGCTGATCATCGAGGCCATCGTGCTCATCGCGATAACGGTCCTGCTGGCCACGTCGAGCAACCCCAAGACGGCCGACGGTGTGGTCGGTCAGTACGCAGGCTTTGCCACCATTCTCATCGTGATCGGGGCCACGTTGTTCGGCGGCGATGCCATCGTCTCCGAGTACCAGGGCCGGACCGGCTACCTGCTCTTCCCCAACCCCATCAAGAAGGTGAGCATCATCATCGGCAAGTTCATCTCCGCGGTGGCGGCCATGGTGCTTATACTGGTCATCTACTACGCCATCGCCCTGGTGGCGGGGCTGGTTATGGGCAACGGGTTCTCCACGCTGGGGCTGGCCTCCCTGGGGTTGGCCATCCTCTACGGCATCTCCGCGCTGGCGGTGGCGTTCCTGATCAGCTCGTTCATGAAGGGCACGGCCGGTTCTCTGATCCTGACCTTCGCGCTGTTCTTCTTCGTGCTCGACATCATCTCGTCCATAATGGGCCAGCTCGGAGGGATCAAGCCGTGGTTCCTGCTCAACTTCGCGGGCTCGAGCCTGTCGTACGTGACCACCGATCCCTTCCCTGTGGACTCGGTCGAGACCCTGGATATCGGTGGTGGGCAGTCGTTCACCTTCTACTCCTTCTACCCGGACATCGGCCTCTCCATCGCCGTGATGGTGGCGTACGCAGTGGTCGCCCTGGTCCTGGCATACCTGATCTTCAGGCGCAGGGAGATGTCCGCCTAA
- a CDS encoding ABC transporter ATP-binding protein — translation MGDPIVIDRLTKDFDGFRAVDDLSLTVRQGSFLGFLGPNGAGKTTTIKIMTNLLAASGGSAVLNGIDVVQHPKEALAQVGAVVETPEFYPYLTPNETLAYLGEIRGMTREDISRRTKEVLETVKMTEWADKRIGKFSKGMKQRVAIAQAMLHEPSVIILDEPTSGLDPRGMYEVREILNELSKHDYTIFMSSHLLNEVQEVCSDVALINRGRLLRSGSVEELLEQASVKRIEVRTKQQMSGELLNSISKLEGVQELRASGENQFMFSLTGKDEEQAQMLLRLQSLGLNVVSYKESGLALESLYMSLIKDSR, via the coding sequence TTGGGAGATCCTATAGTTATAGACAGACTGACCAAGGACTTCGATGGTTTCCGCGCAGTGGACGATCTCAGCCTGACGGTACGCCAGGGGTCCTTCCTCGGCTTCCTCGGCCCCAACGGGGCGGGGAAGACCACGACCATCAAGATAATGACCAATCTGCTGGCAGCCAGCGGGGGGTCGGCCGTGCTCAACGGTATCGATGTGGTGCAGCATCCCAAGGAGGCCCTGGCCCAGGTGGGTGCGGTGGTGGAGACGCCGGAGTTCTACCCCTACCTCACACCGAACGAGACCTTGGCCTACCTGGGTGAGATAAGGGGGATGACCAGGGAGGACATCTCCCGCCGCACCAAGGAGGTGCTGGAGACGGTGAAGATGACCGAGTGGGCGGACAAGCGCATAGGCAAGTTCTCCAAGGGGATGAAGCAGCGCGTGGCCATCGCCCAGGCCATGCTGCACGAACCTTCGGTGATCATCCTGGACGAGCCCACGTCGGGCCTGGACCCCCGGGGCATGTACGAGGTCAGGGAGATCCTCAACGAGCTGAGTAAGCATGACTACACCATCTTCATGTCCTCCCACCTTCTGAACGAGGTCCAGGAGGTGTGCTCGGACGTGGCCCTCATCAATCGCGGCAGGCTGCTGAGGTCAGGGTCGGTGGAGGAGCTGCTGGAACAGGCCTCCGTGAAGAGGATCGAGGTCCGCACCAAGCAGCAGATGAGCGGGGAGCTTCTGAACAGCATCTCCAAGCTCGAGGGGGTGCAGGAGCTGCGGGCCTCGGGAGAGAACCAGTTCATGTTCTCCCTCACCGGAAAGGATGAGGAGCAGGCGCAGATGCTGCTGAGGTTGCAATCGCTGGGACTGAACGTGGTCTCCTACAAGGAGTCGGGGCTGGCGCTGGAGTCGCTGTACATGTCCCTGATCAAGGATTCGAGGTGA
- a CDS encoding fumarate hydratase, protein MDLVAVIEEAVVTILREAVIRLPDDVKYALHRAAEEETSDTARTQLATILRNLEDAEQLSLPLCQDTGVPVFFVSGRICVEIEEGIRRGVERATREVPLRPNAVHPLTRENPGTNVGDGLPRIVYRPRGEAYTDITVLPKGAGSENMSALAMLTPSDGLKGVKRFVLDTVVRAGGRPCPPTIVGVGIGGTADLAVEMAKEALLRPLTDDHPDPTIRELEDELKEALNRTGVGPMGLGGRTTVLGVRIGASYCHTASLPVAVNLQCWAARRATARVHPDGRWEVVR, encoded by the coding sequence ATGGACCTGGTGGCGGTCATAGAGGAAGCGGTGGTGACCATACTTCGGGAAGCGGTGATACGCTTGCCCGATGATGTGAAGTATGCGCTCCACAGGGCGGCGGAGGAGGAGACCAGCGACACTGCCAGGACGCAGCTGGCGACCATCCTGAGGAACCTGGAGGATGCCGAACAGTTATCCCTGCCCCTGTGCCAGGACACCGGGGTCCCCGTCTTCTTCGTCTCCGGAAGGATCTGCGTCGAGATCGAGGAAGGGATCCGCAGAGGCGTGGAGAGGGCGACCAGGGAGGTACCGCTCCGACCCAACGCGGTACATCCGCTCACCAGGGAGAACCCCGGGACCAACGTCGGCGACGGTCTCCCGCGCATCGTGTACCGGCCGAGAGGCGAGGCGTACACGGACATCACCGTCCTCCCCAAGGGGGCGGGTTCGGAGAACATGTCCGCACTGGCCATGCTCACCCCCTCGGATGGTCTGAAGGGGGTGAAGCGCTTCGTTCTGGACACCGTGGTAAGGGCGGGAGGAAGGCCCTGCCCCCCCACCATCGTCGGCGTGGGTATCGGAGGCACCGCGGACCTCGCCGTGGAGATGGCCAAGGAAGCGCTCCTCCGCCCGCTAACAGACGACCACCCCGATCCCACCATCCGGGAGTTGGAGGACGAGCTCAAGGAGGCACTGAACCGCACGGGGGTGGGACCTATGGGCCTGGGGGGACGCACCACCGTGCTGGGGGTGAGGATCGGGGCGTCGTACTGCCATACCGCCTCCCTTCCGGTGGCGGTGAACCTCCAGTGCTGGGCCGCCCGCAGGGCCACGGCGCGCGTCCATCCGGACGGGCGGTGGGAGGTGGTGAGGTGA
- a CDS encoding fumarate hydratase, with translation MGGGEVRKLKAPLSESTVRSLKLGEEVLVEGRVHIGRDEVHIRALEMRDKGEEVPFDLRDGVLFHCGPISRKEDGWKILAAGPTTSARMNALEPRFIREFGVRAIIGKGGMSRATLEAMRERGCVYLAFTGGAAVLAANGIMRVERVEWLDLGMPEALWVVEAEDLGPLVVAMDAHGSSLYEQVDRRAEENLAAIKRDLGL, from the coding sequence GTGGGAGGTGGTGAGGTGAGGAAGCTTAAGGCACCGCTGAGCGAGAGCACCGTGCGCTCCCTGAAGCTGGGGGAGGAGGTGCTCGTCGAGGGCAGGGTCCATATCGGAAGGGACGAGGTGCACATCCGCGCCCTGGAGATGCGTGATAAGGGGGAGGAGGTGCCCTTCGACCTGAGGGACGGGGTGCTGTTCCACTGCGGGCCCATATCCCGGAAGGAAGACGGGTGGAAGATACTAGCCGCTGGGCCTACCACCTCCGCGAGGATGAACGCCCTGGAGCCCCGCTTCATAAGGGAGTTCGGGGTCCGCGCCATCATCGGCAAGGGCGGCATGTCCCGGGCCACGCTGGAGGCCATGAGGGAGAGGGGATGCGTGTACCTGGCCTTCACCGGCGGGGCCGCGGTCCTGGCGGCCAATGGCATAATGAGAGTGGAGCGCGTGGAGTGGTTGGACCTGGGGATGCCCGAGGCCCTCTGGGTGGTGGAGGCGGAGGACCTGGGACCGCTGGTGGTGGCCATGGACGCCCACGGCAGCTCGCTGTACGAGCAGGTGGACCGCAGGGCGGAGGAGAACCTGGCCGCGATAAAGAGGGACCTAGGCCTGTGA
- a CDS encoding carboxypeptidase regulatory-like domain-containing protein, with the protein MRASAFLLALLVVGIAIVPGMAAGADDITLSGHVERVNGSPFQGVSISIRNMETDVFHAPVLTNAGGNFEISLPAGTYEITASYEGYKATTSYSNISASISTLSFVLYEVLGTVSGRVTDGVTTLSNVTVSLINSVANFSAQSTSPYGAFRVENITPGVYIIKASKIGYNTTVYPDPITIAKGSDVVIDLTLDASSNFYGGLSGRVVYNGNPLQGVKVMLSAEGKANQVTSSDSDGNYTFNQVPPGAYELLLSKNGYVGTSYSVNISPLTQITQDASLKRDSLPGTSGFVRDFDLSHSLMVIGLVLALTVSLVSLLIMRRIRGRPELLEKEEPEPSEKSQA; encoded by the coding sequence ATGAGGGCCTCCGCGTTCCTGCTCGCGCTGCTGGTGGTGGGCATCGCTATCGTACCGGGCATGGCAGCGGGGGCCGACGACATCACCCTCAGCGGCCACGTGGAGAGGGTCAACGGCAGCCCCTTCCAGGGCGTCTCCATATCCATCCGCAACATGGAGACCGACGTGTTCCACGCTCCCGTCCTAACCAATGCCGGGGGCAACTTCGAGATCTCGCTGCCTGCTGGCACCTACGAGATAACCGCCTCCTACGAGGGCTATAAAGCTACCACGTCCTACTCGAACATATCGGCCAGCATCAGCACTCTGTCCTTCGTCCTGTACGAGGTGCTGGGAACGGTGAGCGGCCGGGTTACCGACGGGGTCACCACCCTTAGCAATGTGACGGTCTCCCTCATCAACTCCGTGGCCAACTTCTCTGCTCAGTCGACCTCGCCGTACGGCGCCTTCAGGGTGGAGAACATAACCCCGGGGGTCTACATCATCAAGGCCTCCAAGATCGGCTATAACACCACGGTATACCCGGACCCCATCACCATCGCCAAGGGAAGCGATGTGGTGATCGACCTCACGCTGGATGCCTCCTCCAACTTCTATGGGGGTCTGAGCGGGAGGGTGGTCTACAACGGTAACCCGCTGCAGGGGGTCAAGGTCATGCTCTCCGCCGAGGGCAAGGCCAACCAGGTCACGTCCTCGGATAGCGACGGGAACTACACCTTCAACCAGGTGCCGCCCGGTGCCTATGAGCTCCTGCTGTCCAAGAACGGGTACGTAGGAACATCCTATAGCGTGAACATCTCGCCCCTCACCCAGATCACACAGGACGCGTCCCTGAAGAGGGACTCCCTCCCTGGGACCAGCGGCTTCGTGAGGGACTTCGACCTCTCCCATTCCCTTATGGTCATAGGCCTGGTGCTGGCTTTGACCGTCAGCCTGGTGTCCCTGCTCATCATGAGACGCATACGGGGCCGCCCGGAGCTGCTGGAGAAAGAGGAACCGGAGCCGAGCGAGAAGTCACAGGCCTAG